The DNA sequence CAGGTCAGGGGTGCTGGAGGGTCGGTCCTTGGGACGCGTTCGCCACACAGTATtcttgtttgcttggtttttaagAATCTTTGGTTAGAAAACAACAGAGTTTTtagcttgtcttttattttttaattacctgtTTTATTAACACACTGCTCTAATTGGTTTATTTCTCCGTCGGCCTGTGATACTGAACACAAATAAatcattgtattatatatttaattatgatGACAATTTTGAAATGTAGATTTAAGGGATTTTTTTCCAGGCAGTTCAGTTCACTTTATAAACATTAGCCAGTGTTTCCAGCTGCTGGCTTTGTGTAAAaataatgattccattttattaaaatggaatactaaaggtttctggatttttttcccccatctgtCTTGGGACTTGTTCCAGAAACTGGAGATTTTGATCTACTCCTCATTGAGCATCTGCTTGATGTTCACTAATCTTAATgtctttttctgtatcttttagcAGTTCATCCTTGATTTTGAATTGCTCCCTCTGTGCCTTAGGGTGGCCTAAGCCTGTGGGTGGTGGGCATGGAGTGGATCCTGGGGCTGTGCTGAGCAGCCGTCCTGGGGGTGCTGGCCTCTCCCTGCGCTGAGCTTCAGAACCTGAGGCTGCGCCTTGGAAGCCACACGTGCTGGGAGGGCCTGTTCCTCCCACCAGCCTGGGGCTGGGCAGGCTGACCGGGGGGATTGGATCGGTGTCCTCGTGAAGGCCATCGAGGGGGCCCAGGCCAAAGGAAAAGTGCGGATGGTGCAGGATGCAGCCAGATGCCTGGACAGTGTGCTCCGAGGAGGAGCCAGGGCTCTCTTTTACAACATTCCATGGAGTCCTCCCCGGTGGCACAGGCCAGGCTGGCCTCGGGCACCCCAGGCACATGGCGCCTGCATGCCCTCACTGCTCTGTTATCCCCATGTTCTTGTTTTCAGAGCTAGGGCACAGAACAGCCTTGGCATGAGATGGAAGGACCTTTATTGCCTGTTGTTTTTCTAGATGAGCAGTTGACAGTGTGAGATAAGGAGGGGGCAGGCCTCCTGGGTGCTGACATAACCAACCCCTCATAATGGCACTTTCCATGGACTGTGCATCCTCACCCCTCAGAATCAGGGACAGCTGACTCTTGTCCTCCAGGCCTGCTTGTGCTGATGCAGGCTGTTTCAGACCCAGAGCCGGGACCCTATCCAGTGGTCCCAGAAGCCAAGCACCCTGGGTGCTGCTTCTAGAAGCTAAAGAGGAACGGTCCTAGGAGATGGAAGGACTGTGCTTCCGGGCAAAGGGCCCCACAACAAATGCCACTCCTGCCATAGGGATGGGCACAGCCAGAGATGCAAACCATAGCCCAGCCAAGTGGCGGCTGTGAAGTGCCTACCCACCATCCCTGTGCCGCTGACTGCTGAGGGTCCTGCCCCTGCCTGGGTGCACATTGGGTGGCATGCCTGCCCTCCAGCTCAGTGAGGAATGGGTAGCATGGCAGGACAAATGTCAGAGGGCACAGGCCTGGGGTCTGAAAGTCTCACCCACTTCTCATGGCCCGCTGTCTGGTTGAAACATCTATTTGTCCAGCCAAGCAGGTTTGCTCACCAGTTGGTGTCCAGGCTTGAGCTTGTGTGACCTCTTTGTCCTTCGCACTCAGGGTCTGCCATGAGTGCCCCTGTGCCCCTGTTTAGGCCTCAAACAGTCAAAAGTCTCAAGAAAGATCACTCAAAACTTCATGCACATAGTGGAGAGCCAGCCACCTCCCATCTGCTGCCTTCTCACGGGTCTGTTCTAGTGAAGTGTCCCCACCGTCCTGGAAGGAACTGTGGAGGTTAACATGGGCAGGGCCAGTCTGGGTGAGAGGAGGATGCCAGTGTGGGGTGGGGCCTCCTTCCGGGTGATGCAGGGGCGTGCCCAGACATGCTGCCCAGGACCCAGCGGGGGTGACCTGTCCTCGGAGACTTGGGGCCCCCTCGCTCTGCACCACCCAGGCGTCAAGACATTGGGAGCTGCGATGCAGGAAGCAAAGTCTCCAGGGGTTGTATGGGTGCCCTCTGGGATTGCTGGACAAGTGAGAGCCCCCCTTTTGAGCTGCGCAGGGCTGGCCCACTGAGGACGGTTAGCCGAGGTCTTTCCAGCAAGCTGAAGAGGTGGCACCACGCTTCTTACAAAAGCCACTTCTCCTTCAGAGGTCCCTTGGCGGGGAAAGACAGGATCTGCAGGCCCGACCAGCCTTGTGTCCTTTGTGCCCTTGACCCCAACTCTCCACCTCTGCTTTAGTCACGATGAGCCTGCTCAGTTTTTATCAANNNNNNNNNNNNNNNNNNNNNNNNNNNNNNNNNNNNNNNNNNNNNNNNNNNNNNNNNNNNNNNNNNNNNNNNNNNNNNNNNNNNNNNNNNNNNNNNNNNNCACCTCTGAGGGGTGGGGCCAAGAGCTGTCAGCCCCTCCCCAGGGGCGGGGCACAGTCGCTCCCTCCTCCCACTCCCGGGTGGGCTCCCCTCAGGGTGCTTGCGGTTCCCAACTTGGCGGCTCTTCATTTCCGACGCAGGGTGTCAGTTTCTCCACAACCCTGCGGCCCATCTCCGCCTCTCGCCCTGGACCTTCCTCCCCCCAGACCTCCCCGACGGGGACCAGGTCCTGGGCTCCGGAGGTAGGCGGGGAGTGAGAACGGAGGATGAATGAATTAATCGAattcatttaatgaatgaatgaatttaattcattcattccaagTTAAAATAGAAATCCAGTCCCAGTGATATAGTAAAGCTGCAGAGAACCTTAGACGCAGGAAATCTGAAAAGCTTCCAGGAGAAGAAGAGTAGtgcaaaatgaacaattaaactgGCAGCTCACCCTTCAGCAGAAACAACAGGCGCCAAAGGACAGTGGACTCTTCATTGTCTAAACAGGAAGCAGTCTGTATGGGATTCTGTATCCAAAGAGAAAGTGTCCTTTAAGAATGAAGGTGATACAgacacttaaaaaagaaaaatttaagaaacaaacaatacacttagaaccaccgaAAATGAATCTCTTCATTAGCCTAAACATAGGCATATTTAAGCCACGTGTCCAAATAATGATTGTAAAACCTATGTGTGCACTGTAAGCTTCatgaaccaatttaaaattaagggaaggaaggaaaaatctataGGCACAGATATGACAGCTTCTTAGATTGTAAATATTATACATTATCTTCAATCCCATATGATTAACCGTGAAAagtatacattctcaaaatatcaagtagaaagtaaTTTCAGATATGAGCTTGGCTATAGTGGTGACTTTGTTACAaacattttccaatttttgatttcaggaatttgtttTATCTGATGgtactatagctgcctatagttattctttttatcttcttttgtaaaatatggcatatattatgcgcagcaaagaaagaaaactcaataATCTCAAaccacacttcaacaagcagctacgggactggtcccagagtttgtcatgagggCCACCATACCctcgtctcagatttttccttctagctgctccaaaacactggtggctttctCGAAGCCATAATGAGAAAATCATATggcatctgtccttttgtctcagacttctttcactcagcattatgtcctccagtttcatccacattgtcatgtgttttttttttttttgttctggtcTTTagttttcgcatgggcaggcgctgggaatccaacccgggtctccggcatggctggtgaggactctgccactgagtcaccgtggcccaccctgtcatATGCCttgggacatcatttcatctaagtGCTTCATAATACCCCATCAAATGTACgtaccacatttcgtttatccactcgtcttttgaagtgcagcttagcgggtaaagaattcttggctggaaagtctttctctttcaggatcctaAATATCttacaccactgccttctcccctccatggtgcctcttgagtagtctgaactcagtgttctgtgtcttcccttgtatgtgataagtcacttttctcttgctgctttcaggactctctgcCTCTCTTCAGCACTTGACAGTCTGactagtatatgtcttggagtaggcttcTTTGGATTTATCGTATTTGTGCTTCGTTGGGCTTCTTTTCTTTGCGTATTTACGTGCTTTCTAAGGGCTGGAGTGCTTTCCCCAtcatctcctcaactaatcttctagccctttactcagctcttctccttctggggcaccagtGATTCTCATATTTACGTGCTCTGTGCTCTTCATTTCCTTGCGGTCCAGTTCCAGGGTTTCCGTCTTTTTGGccacttgttcttttgtgcatttgagttAAGTGGTCATTTCTTCCAGCTTGctttttcctctgcctcttcaaagcTGCTGTCATGTGTCTCCAGGGTATTTTTAAGTTAGTCAACagtatcttttatctctgtgagatctgttgtttttctatgtattctttcaaactctacttgatgctcttccagtgtcttcttgctcACCTTTATGTCCTTAGCGGGGCCGGGCCTGGCACTCGGTGGGCTGTGATGTGGCTCAGCGTGGCTCACTGGCCCATCCCTGCCTCCCCATCCGGGCACTCCTAGGCCTACGGGCCTCCGTAGGCAGAGGGGCATGGTAGGCTCTGGGCACTAGCTCAGGGGTCTCTGTGTGCAGGCGGAACAGGTTGACTGGCTTCTGGGTCCCCCATGGGAGCTCCCGGCTGTGGAttctcccaagctagctgtgggGGCAGGCAGGAATGCAGGGTGCACTGTGGCTTCTGGTCGCACAGTTCCTGCCCCAGCCTGGGCAGACGTCTGGGTTTAGCTTCTGAACGGAAAAGTGCTAGGAGGAAGGCCGGCCTTCAACGCCGACCCCAGCCTTGGCATTTGTGCCGGCTTGTTTCTTAAGGCCGAAACTcctaataaaggaatattttcaCTGCCAGAAAGGGGTGACTGTTGGAACTGGAGGGAGTCAGCGTCCCCGGCATCCTCCGCCACGCAGTTCCCGCCCGCAGTGCTCAGTGTCCAGCAGTGCAGGGTCGTGGCTGAAAAGCAGCAGCTGGGAAAGGACGAGCGCGGGGGTCGCACCCGTGGGCGGCTTCCCCGGCCCTGCGGCTGCTCCGCACCCACTGGATGTCAGCTATTTTTTTCTCACCGGAAATGTAACAGTTATGAAAGCCCATTTTTAATGTTGTATTTATGTATCTGCAAACTGGTTCTCTTGTTTCTGTTAGTAAACTACTGTTGATGGTTCTAGATCTTTGGGCTCCAGGTCTGGCTGATCTGCTGCGGTGACCAGTGCAGGGGTGGCTTTCCACGTGCCGGCCGTGTGGCCTTGTGCTTCCCTGAATGGCGTCGAGGTCTGGTAGGTGGGGACCTGGTGGGCCCTGTGTTGGGTGTGGATTGTTTGCAGTGAAACCTGCGCAGGAATTTGACCTTTTCAGGATGTGGACTGGTGCAGGCCGGCACAGCTGGCGGGGACGCTCTCCAGGGCATGTGGGTGCAGACATGTAGGCAGAGTCCTAGGCACGTGGACTCCATCCTGGTCAGGTAGGCTTGGGCAGCTGGGTGTGGACATTGGTCCTGCCACCCAGGACGGTACGGCGGACcgtccctgccctcctcctgtaACTTACACACTGATGCTGGCTTTCCGGGCAGGGTGGAGGTGCAGGAACCCCAGACACAGCCCCCTGCCCACACCCGGCAGGACACAGCCCCCTGCCCACACCCGGCAGGACCCAGTCCCCTGCCCACGCCAGGCAGGACACAGCCCCCTACCCAGACCCGGCAGGACACAGCCCCCTGTCCACACCTGACCGGACACAGTCCCCTGCCCACACCAGGCAGGGCACANNNNNNNNNNNNNNNNNNNNNNNNNNNNNNNNNNNNNNNNNNNNNNNNNNNNNNNNNNNNNNNNNNNNNNNNNNNNNNNNNNNNNNNNNNNNNNNNNNNNNNNNNNNNNNNNNNNNNNNNNNNNNNNNNNNNNNNNNNNNNNNNNNNNNNNNNNNNNNNNNNNNNNNNNNNNNNNNNNNNNNNNNNNNNNNNNNNNNNNNGCCCCCTGAATgatctctttcaggatcttaagtatatcacaccactgccttcctgcctccgtggtgctagctgagtagtctgaactcagtcttatgtggcttcccttgtatgtagtagattgttttttttcttgtgacTTTAAGAATGTTCTGCTCATCCtccacatttgacagactgattagtgtgtatcttggggaaggcttatttggatttcttctgcttggagttcattgggctcctttgacttatatattcgtgccctttataagggttgggaggttttcccccattctattctcagctattcttcctagccctttacccctctcttctccttctcgaaactgatgattcttatatttgagggctttgttttgtccatcgtTTTCCtgtgatccaattcaaatttcatttttaaaactgttttttgcctttttttaaattttcttaggaCGAAATATTCATAGCCCAGAAAGGGAGGCCCTCAGGGTCCCCACTTTGCTACTCTAGAGATAAAGTGTGGTAGGAAAGGGGgtcagggatgggggtggggaaagagtGTTAGGGATGAAGTGGGCGCCAGAGACAGGCTTAGATGACCAGAACCTTTGCTTCTTCATACTTCTCAGCCTGGTAGAAGAAGGGGATGCAGGGATTATCGCCCAGGCCATGGTGATCCTGGGTGTATTGATTCTCACGTAGCAGTTGCATTTTCTGCTGGGCAGTGGAAGTCTTGGGAACAGTTTTTCCTTGGTGAGCCTCTCCCTTAACAGATCCCACATCATTTGCCAGGTTTCCCTCAGGAAGGTCCTGTCCATTGTGGGCTCCAAGCTCCTGGGGGTCTGGCGACGCTGTTTTGTCCTGACCAGCAGGGCTCTGGGCAGCTGCCAGAAACATGCTGTGCTGTCCTTTGTGCTCACCAACAAGTGTTTTGTTGAGCTCCTGCATCTCAGGCAGTTTCACCATCATGTCTTCCTTGTCATTTGTTATGCAGCTAATGTCCTCCTGTAAATGGTGAAGCTCCTTCATTACTGCCCTCTGATTTTGGTGGAGGGCAATGTACTCACGAATTGTGTCTATCTCTCCAGATATCTCTAGTTTCTCCTGCAGCTCACTAGCCTCAgcttgcagctgctgttccatcTCGGAAGTCCCGGTTGGGGGCTTCTGGGGTGGGGTTTCCCACTCCTCCAGGGTCTGCCGTAACTGCTGGTTGTCGTGAAGATCTTCAGGTTGCAGTGGTGGCGGTTTTGCAAGTTCCCTCATCTGCAGCTTCTTGTGCAGCTCGTCCATCCCTTGCTGCATGGCTGACTTTTCCATGAGCAGAACCCGAAGTGTCTCTTCTAACTCTGAGTTACGTTGCTTCAGGGCctcattgcttttgctttgtgTGCAGAGCTCTACTTTCAGGTTCTCATGTTCTTCGGTTAGCTCTTGGTTGGTCTTGTCCGCCTGCTTCTGCTGAGCGGAGACATCGCTCAGTGTCTGCTCCAGCTCACTTACACGTCGCCTTGAAGACTGCAAGCGATTTGCAAGAGCCTCTGCCTCTCCTGCTTTCTGTCTGAGAGCCTGTTGAGTGTGCATAAGGGCCGTGTGTAACTCCGACTTCTCAGACAGTAGAATCTCAATTGTCTGAGTGTGTTCTTGCAGCTGTTGTCTTAGAGCTCCTTGCTCCTTCATTAACTCTTGTTCGAAGTCTTGTTTGACTATCTCCAGTTGATCCAAAGCATCTTGTTTTTCTTGGTTCAACTCTTGTGTCTTCTTTGTGAGTTGATTGTGTGTAGGACTGCTGGAATCCAGGCCTAGTGATAGGTCTTGGTATCGGCTCTCTGGATTCTTCATGTCATTTGAGGATGTCTGGTCCTTCCCGCTGATGTTGGATGAGGACTCAGGCAGGAGCCCGTGAAGGGGTCGTGAAACCTGTGGCAGGCTGTCGGTAGAGGACATGGTCTTGCTTTCCTCCGAGGGAAGAGGACTCCTTTCGGCATCATAGTTCTCAGGTGATGCCATGCCACTAGTACATGGAGAACTAGCACAGGCGGGATGGGCACTGCCAGGAGGGGTGGTGTCATCGGCAGGTGAAGCAGGAGTGGCGCGGTCTTTGGGCGCATCCTCAGGCGAGTGGCCACCAGATGTTGGTGTTTCAGGGCCAactttggtcttttttttcttctttgctcttgGTGGAATGGGGAGATTGTTTCTCAGCTGAAATTCACGTAACATTTTTCTGGCCCTAGCCAATTTCTGCCGTCGGGCTTCTTCCGACATCTCGGACAGGAGATAGGGTCTTGGGAGCACCATCATCTAATCCAGCAACCACTGTGAACTTGCATCCACTAGCTACCGCAGCGATGTGGGACTGAGCCAGGGAAGGAAGGGACCGGGGAGGTGCTAGGCAGCATGGAATGTGGGCGTGACCTCATTCTCCCAGCCTATTGGGCCATGAGAAGATTGAATGGGGAGGCATGGGGCCTGGAGGGTGAGCTGTCGGCGGGACCTGGAGGGTGAGCTCACAATGAAGGCCACCTGCAGAGTCCTCTCCACCCACTCTGTGGGGAGGGCCGGGACTGTTGTCTCTGCCCACCTCTGAAGGGTGGGGCCAATAGCtgtcagcccccacccccaggggtgGTGCCCAGTCGCTCCCTCCTCCCACTCCCGGGTGGGCTCCCCTCAGGGTGCTTGCGTTTCCCATCTTGGCAGCTCTTCATATCCCACGCAGGGTGTCACTTTCTCCACAACCCTGAGGCCCATCTTCGCCTCTCGCCCTGAACCTTCCTCCACCCCAGAACTCCCTGAGATGGGGACCACGTCCTGGGCTCTGGATGTAGGTGGGGAGTGAAAACGgggaatgaattaattaattgaattaattaaaatgaattaaattcattcattcattccattattaaaataaaaatccattccTAGCTGTATAGTACAGCTGCAGAAAACCTTAGACAGTGAAAATCTGAAAAGCTCCCAGGAGAATAAGAGTAGTGCAAAATAAACAATTGAACTGGGAGCTCACCCTTCAGCAGAAAACAACAGATGCCAAAGGACAGTGGACTCTTCATTGTGCAAACAGGAGGCGATCTATATAGAATTCTGTATCCGACAAAAGTGTCCTTTAAGTATGAACGTGATATagacatttaacaaaaaaaattgaagaagcaaacaatacacttagaaccaccgaAAATGAATACCTTCATTAGCCTAAACTTAGGCATTTTTAAATCAAGTATCCAAATAATGATTGTACAACCTGTGTTTGCACTGTAAGTTTCAtgagccaatttaaaattaaaggaaggaatgaaaaatctatagatacagatatcaaagtttcttagattctaaatacCATAATTATCTTCAATCCCATTTGATTAACAGTGAAAATTATACATTCTCAAAGTATCAAGTAGTAAGTAATTACTGCTATGAGCTTGGCTATAGTAGTGACCTTGTTatcaacattttcaaattttttatttcagtaatttttttatcTAATGGTACTATAGCTGcttatagttattttttttatcttttttcagcTTTATGTCATTAGTGGTCCTGGGTCTGACACTCTCTGGATTGTGATGTGGCTCAGCGTGGCTCACTGCCCCATCCCTGCCTCCCCATCCGGGCACTCCTAGGCCTACAGACCTCTATAGGCTGAAGGGCACGGTTGACTCTGGGCACCAGCTTAGGCATCTCTATGTACAGGGAGAACATGTTGACTTTCCTCCGTGTTCTCCATGGGAGTTCCCAGCTGCTGAttctcccaagctagctgtgaTGGCTGGCAGTATTGCGGTGTGCACCATGGCTTCTAGTCCCACAGTTCCTACTCCTGCCTGGGCAGACCTCTTGGTTTTCCTTCTTAATGGAAAAGTGCTAGGAGTAAAGCTGGCCTTCAATGCCGACCCCAGCCTTGGCATTTGTGCTGGGTGTTTCTTAAGACCGAAACTCTTAATGAAGGAATGTTTTCACTACCACAAAGGTGTGATTGTTTTAACTGGATGATGTCAGCGCCACCAGCATCTCCTGCCGCACAGTTCCCACGCAGTGCTCTGTGTCCAGCATTGCAGGCTCATGGCTGAAGAGCCACAGCTGGATATGTATGAGCGTGCGAATCAAACCCAAAGGTGGTTTACCCAGCCCTGTGGGTGTTCTGCACCCACTGTATGTCAGCTATTTTTTTCTCACCAAAAATTTAACAGTTatgaaagtcattttttttctttttttttaaacaagggcAGGCCCCGGAaagtgaacctgggtcctctgacatggcaggtgagcattcttggcTGCTGatctaccatggcccacccataaCTCCATTTTTAATGTTGTATATATGTGTCTGCCTACTGGTTCTGTTATTTCTGTTAGTAATCTGTTGATAGTTCTAGATCTTTGAATTCTGCTCTGGCTGACTTTCTGTGGTTACCAGTGCAGGTGTGGCCTTCCACCCTCCTCCCATTCCTGGGTGGGCTCTCATCTTTGTGCTTCCAGTTCCCATCTTGGTAACTCTTCATTTCTCATGCATGATGTCAGTTACTCCACAGCCCTGTAGCTTTTTTCCACCTCTCCTCATGGACCTTCCTCTACCACAGACCTCCCCCTAGATGTACCCATGTCCTCAGCTCTTGAGGTAGATGGGGAGCAACAAAGGGGAGTGCTCATCCCCGCAGAGTCTTTCTCCTAAGTCCACATTGCATCCAGCTTTTCTTACCCATCCCTTTTCCCTCTCCACCATCCCCCAGACTTATCTTCCCCATTGGAGCCCCTTCCTTTGGGGTCCACACTGCACCTCGCCCCTGGTGTACCTCACCACCCCTCCCAGCTTCATCCAGTGCCGGCCACATTGTCTCCCCACCGTCACACAGCACCCCTTTCCCCAGCATGGCCCCGAGGCCTCACTTGCtatattagttaaggttctctagagaaacagaatcaacagggaacacttgcaaatataaaatttataaaagtgtctcacatgaccgcaggaacacagagtccaaaatccacagggcaggctgcgaagctgatgactctgatgggtggcctggatgaattccacaagagaggcttACCAGCTAaaacaggaatggaacctgtctcctctgagtcctccttaaaaggcttcccatgattagatttagcatcactaattgcagaagacactcccctttggctgattgcaaatggaatcatctgtggatgcagctgacgtgatcatgacctaattctatgaaatatcctcattgcaacagacaggccagcgctggcccaatcagataagcaggtaccacaacttggccaagttgacacgtgtccctaaccatgacacttgctgttctagtttgctagctgctggaatgcaacatgctAGAAACAGGATAGCTTTTAAagtgagaatttaataagttgctagtttccagtttgaagactgagaaaatgtcccaattaaagcaaggctatagaaatgtccaatctaaggcatccaggaaaagataccttggttcaagaaagctgatgaagtttagagtttctctttcaagtgtgAAGActcatggtgaatacagtcagagttcctctctcatctggaaggtaCATGGCATACATGGTGTCAtctcccagcttcttctcctggtttcctgtttcatcaggctccccaggaggcattttcctcctttatctccagaggtcactggctggtggactctgtttcttgtgactatgtcattctgctctgctctgtctgaatctccttcattctccaaaatgtttcctcttttataggacttcagaaactaatcaagacccacccaaatgggtggagacctgtcatcacctaatccaacttgACATCCACTCTTGTtttagtcacatctccagggagatgatctcattacagtctcaaacatactgtattaaatagagattagaagaaatggctgcctttactaaatgggattaggattaaaacatggctgctctagggtacatacattctttcaaaccagcacactagccTTCTCcttggcttcctctccaggactTGGCCAGAACTTTCCAGATATTACCACAGGACCTTCCAATCTCTGTGAGTAAGTCTGTGCCCGCCCCTCACATCACACACAACTGCCTCTCACCTCCTGTTCATCCTCCTCAGCAGCTCATCTCCTCTTTGCCCTCATCCAACAATTCCCATTGGCTGCCAGGATTTGATGACATCTAAGCCTTTTAATGAGAAGCCTGTGCAAAATATTAAGGAGAAATGtggcaacattttacatttttggaaATATCTTTAGTGCCTGACAATGGAAAACAGCTAAATTCTCATGTCTGCTTTAGTATTTCACCAATTGCATATGTTACTTTGTTTGAAGGACATAGAGAaaacttggtgttctagtttgctcactgCCAGTATGAAGTATACCacaagcagaatggcttttaaaaaggggaattgaataagttgccaggttacagttctaaggcttagaaaatatctgaatttaaacaagtctatagaaatgtctaatctgaggcatccagggtaagatacctcgGTTTAAGAATgccgataaagttcagagtttctctctcaagtgaaggGCTCATAGCAAACACAGGGTTCCTTTCtgatctagaaaggcacatggtgaacaccacatcctctgctagcttcttctcctggcttcctatttcatgaagctccctggg is a window from the Tamandua tetradactyla isolate mTamTet1 chromosome 14, mTamTet1.pri, whole genome shotgun sequence genome containing:
- the LOC143655293 gene encoding golgin subfamily A member 2-like, with product MMVLPRPYLLSEMSEEARRQKLARARKMLREFQLRNNLPIPPRAKKKKKTKVGPETPTSGGHSPEDAPKDRATPASPADDTTPPGSAHPACASSPCTSGMASPENYDAERSPLPSEESKTMSSTDSLPQVSRPLHGLLPESSSNISGKDQTSSNDMKNPESRYQDLSLGLDSSSPTHNQLTKKTQELNQEKQDALDQLEIVKQDFEQELMKEQGALRQQLQEHTQTIEILLSEKSELHTALMHTQQALRQKAGEAEALANRLQSSRRRVSELEQTLSDVSAQQKQADKTNQELTEEHENLKVELCTQSKSNEALKQRNSELEETLRVLLMEKSAMQQGMDELHKKLQMRELAKPPPLQPEDLHDNQQLRQTLEEWETPPQKPPTGTSEMEQQLQAEASELQEKLEISGEIDTIREYIALHQNQRAVMKELHHLQEDISCITNDKEDMMVKLPEMQELNKTLVGEHKGQHSMFLAAAQSPAGQDKTASPDPQELGAHNGQDLPEGNLANDVGSVKGEAHQGKTVPKTSTAQQKMQLLRENQYTQDHHGLGDNPCIPFFYQAEKYEEAKVLVI